In Arthrobacter citreus, a genomic segment contains:
- a CDS encoding MFS transporter has protein sequence MSTTNPSAEPASAPAKANSKGRVIIASLVGTSIEFYDFYVYATAAVLVFPRLFFPNAEGVTALLSSFAVFGVAFIARPLGSIIFGHFGDKVGRKGTLVASLLTMGIATFLIGCLPTAVDGWTILAPAMLVVLRFAQGLALGGEWSGAALLATENAPANKRAVWGTFPQLGAPIGFILANGLFLLLSFQLDADQFDSWGWRIPFLASAVMVIIGLYVRLKLVETPAFQKVVDSGEVSKLPLSRAFKYSWRPMIAGTFIMLATYVLFYLMTTFTLSYGTAAKSEEAARAAAEKAGKAFDPETFAAGLGYARNDFLIMLIIGVVFFGIFTLVSGPLAEKFGRRKTLLVVTAGIFVFGFTFSPLFDGGTVGVMALLIIGFTLMGLTFGPMGAMLPELFPTNVRYTGSAIAYNVSSILGAAVAPFIAVALWQAADGSPWLVGVYLSSMAVLTLIALFVTKDTKDVDYANHSS, from the coding sequence ATGTCTACTACGAATCCCTCCGCGGAGCCGGCATCGGCACCGGCCAAGGCCAACTCCAAGGGCCGGGTGATCATTGCCAGCCTGGTTGGAACCTCCATTGAGTTCTATGACTTCTACGTCTACGCCACCGCCGCAGTCCTCGTGTTCCCGCGCCTCTTCTTCCCGAACGCCGAAGGCGTCACCGCGCTGCTGAGCTCCTTCGCCGTCTTTGGTGTGGCGTTCATTGCCCGCCCGCTGGGTTCGATCATCTTTGGGCACTTCGGTGACAAGGTTGGCCGCAAGGGAACCCTCGTGGCATCGCTGCTGACCATGGGAATTGCAACCTTCCTCATCGGCTGCCTGCCCACCGCCGTCGACGGCTGGACGATCCTGGCCCCGGCAATGCTGGTGGTACTGCGCTTCGCCCAGGGACTCGCGCTCGGCGGGGAATGGTCCGGCGCCGCACTGCTGGCAACGGAGAACGCGCCGGCCAACAAGCGCGCCGTCTGGGGAACGTTCCCGCAGCTGGGGGCGCCGATCGGGTTCATCCTGGCCAACGGCCTGTTCCTGCTGCTGAGCTTCCAGCTGGACGCCGATCAGTTCGATTCCTGGGGCTGGCGCATTCCGTTCCTGGCCAGCGCCGTCATGGTGATCATTGGCCTGTACGTGCGGCTGAAGCTGGTGGAGACCCCGGCCTTCCAGAAGGTTGTGGACTCCGGTGAAGTGAGCAAGCTGCCGCTGAGCCGTGCGTTTAAGTACAGCTGGCGTCCGATGATTGCCGGCACGTTCATCATGCTGGCCACCTACGTGCTGTTCTACCTGATGACCACGTTCACGCTCTCCTACGGCACCGCCGCCAAGAGCGAGGAAGCGGCCCGCGCCGCAGCCGAAAAGGCCGGTAAGGCCTTCGATCCGGAAACCTTCGCCGCAGGCCTGGGTTATGCCCGCAACGACTTCCTGATCATGCTGATCATCGGCGTGGTGTTCTTTGGAATCTTCACGCTCGTCTCCGGTCCGCTGGCCGAGAAGTTCGGCCGCCGCAAGACGCTGCTGGTTGTCACCGCCGGTATCTTCGTCTTCGGCTTCACCTTCTCTCCGCTGTTCGACGGCGGAACGGTGGGTGTCATGGCCCTGCTGATCATCGGCTTCACGCTGATGGGCCTGACCTTCGGGCCGATGGGCGCCATGCTGCCGGAGCTTTTCCCGACCAACGTGCGTTACACCGGCTCGGCCATTGCCTACAACGTCTCTTCCATCCTCGGTGCCGCTGTGGCTCCGTTCATCGCCGTGGCGCTGTGGCAGGCGGCCGATGGAAGCCCGTGGCTGGTGGGCGTCTACCTGTCCTCGATGGCGGTGCTGACGCTGATCGCGCTGTTCGTCACCAAGGACACCAAGGACGTCGACTACGCGAACCACTCGAGCTAA
- a CDS encoding NAD(P)H-quinone dehydrogenase gives MTTQLDFTARKIAILGGGPGGYEAAMVAASLGADVTIVERDGLGGSAVLTDVVPSKTLIATADVMTRFASASSLGVDFRDNGQPAVADLKMVNNRLLALAKEQSNDIRRTLERVGVKVKIGEGRLLDNRTIEVVTEKGTETVEAEALLISVGARPRELETSMPDGERIFTWKQIYNLTEVPEHLIVIGSGVTGAEFASAYNGLGTKVTLISSRDRVLPGEDADAAVVLEDVFQARGMTVLNRSRAESVKNTGDGVVVRLEDGRVVEGSHCLVAVGAIPNTADIGLEEAGVTLDERGQIKVDGVSRTTASNVYAAGDCTGVFNLASVAAMQGRIAIAHLMGDGVKPLKLKNVASNIFTSPEIASVGVTEQDIADGRYQGDVIKLSLHTNARAKMMEVKEGFVKVISRKGSGTVIGGVVVGPRASELIFPIAIAVTQKLHVDDLANTFTVYPSLTGSISEAARRLHVHM, from the coding sequence GTGACGACCCAACTTGATTTTACTGCCCGAAAAATTGCCATCCTCGGCGGCGGCCCCGGCGGATACGAAGCCGCGATGGTGGCTGCCTCCCTCGGCGCCGACGTAACCATCGTGGAGCGCGACGGGCTGGGCGGATCAGCCGTGCTGACCGACGTCGTACCCTCCAAGACCCTGATCGCCACCGCGGACGTGATGACACGCTTCGCTTCCGCCTCGTCCCTGGGCGTTGATTTCCGCGACAACGGGCAGCCCGCGGTGGCCGACCTGAAGATGGTCAACAACCGCCTCCTGGCCCTGGCCAAGGAACAGTCCAACGACATCCGCCGCACGCTGGAGCGGGTGGGCGTGAAGGTCAAGATCGGTGAAGGCCGGCTGCTGGACAACAGGACCATTGAGGTTGTCACCGAAAAGGGCACCGAAACCGTTGAAGCCGAGGCGCTGCTGATTTCAGTGGGTGCCCGGCCGCGCGAGCTCGAAACGTCGATGCCCGACGGCGAACGCATCTTCACCTGGAAGCAGATTTATAACCTCACCGAGGTTCCCGAGCACCTGATCGTCATCGGTTCCGGTGTAACCGGCGCTGAATTCGCCTCCGCCTACAACGGCCTGGGCACCAAGGTCACGCTGATCTCCAGCCGCGACCGCGTGCTGCCCGGCGAAGACGCCGACGCCGCCGTCGTCCTTGAGGACGTCTTCCAGGCCCGCGGCATGACGGTGCTCAACCGCTCGCGCGCCGAATCCGTGAAGAACACCGGCGACGGAGTGGTGGTCAGGCTCGAAGACGGACGTGTGGTGGAGGGCAGCCACTGCCTCGTGGCCGTGGGAGCAATCCCCAACACCGCCGACATCGGGCTCGAAGAGGCCGGAGTGACCCTGGACGAGCGCGGACAGATCAAGGTCGACGGCGTTTCCCGCACCACCGCCTCCAACGTCTACGCCGCCGGCGACTGCACCGGAGTGTTCAACCTGGCCTCCGTGGCCGCCATGCAGGGCCGGATTGCCATTGCGCACCTGATGGGCGACGGCGTGAAGCCGCTAAAGCTCAAGAACGTCGCCTCGAACATCTTCACCTCGCCCGAGATCGCCTCCGTGGGGGTAACCGAGCAGGACATTGCCGACGGCCGGTACCAGGGCGACGTCATCAAACTCTCGCTGCACACGAACGCGCGCGCCAAGATGATGGAGGTCAAGGAGGGCTTCGTGAAGGTCATTTCCCGCAAGGGCTCCGGCACCGTGATCGGCGGGGTGGTGGTGGGACCGCGTGCATCCGAGCTCATCTTCCCGATTGCCATCGCCGTGACCCAGAAGCTGCACGTCGACGACCTGGCGAACACCTTCACCGTGTACCCCTCGCTGACCGGTTCCATTTCCGAGGCAGCCCGCCGGCTGCACGTGCACATGTAG
- a CDS encoding purine-nucleoside phosphorylase has protein sequence MSNDPFELAQQAAKYIAEKTGVPNHDIALVLGSGWGEAAELIGETTATLNASDIPGFSAPAVQGHVGTIRSVLTPSGKRALVLGARTHYYEGKGVRAVVHGVRTAAAAGAKVMVLTNGCGGLNPDWKPGTPVLISDHLNLTAASPLEGATFVDLTDLYSSRLRELARTVDPTLDEGVYAQFTGPHYETPAEVRYAKTIGADLVGMSTALEAIAARHAGMEVFGISLVTNLAAGISPEPLSHAEVLESGAAAGPRISRLLADIIGKL, from the coding sequence GTGAGCAACGATCCCTTTGAACTAGCCCAGCAGGCCGCCAAGTACATTGCCGAGAAAACCGGCGTGCCTAACCATGACATTGCCCTGGTCCTCGGAAGCGGCTGGGGCGAGGCCGCCGAACTGATCGGTGAGACCACAGCCACCCTGAACGCCAGTGACATTCCGGGCTTCTCGGCTCCGGCCGTGCAGGGGCATGTGGGCACCATCCGCTCCGTGCTGACGCCGTCGGGCAAGCGCGCGCTGGTCCTGGGCGCCCGCACCCATTACTACGAAGGCAAGGGCGTACGCGCCGTTGTCCACGGTGTGCGCACCGCGGCAGCTGCCGGGGCCAAGGTCATGGTCCTGACCAACGGCTGCGGCGGCCTGAACCCGGATTGGAAGCCCGGCACTCCGGTGCTGATCAGCGACCACCTCAACCTCACCGCAGCTTCCCCGCTGGAAGGTGCCACGTTTGTGGACCTGACGGACCTGTACTCCTCCCGTCTGCGCGAGCTGGCCCGCACCGTGGACCCGACCCTGGATGAGGGCGTGTACGCGCAGTTCACCGGCCCGCACTACGAAACCCCGGCCGAGGTCCGCTACGCCAAGACCATCGGCGCGGACCTGGTGGGCATGTCCACCGCGCTTGAGGCCATCGCGGCCCGGCACGCCGGCATGGAGGTCTTCGGCATCTCCCTGGTCACCAACCTGGCCGCCGGCATCAGCCCCGAGCCGCTCAGCCACGCCGAGGTCCTGGAATCCGGCGCCGCAGCCGGCCCGCGGATTTCCCGCCTGCTGGCTGACATCATCGGCAAGCTCTAG
- a CDS encoding phospho-sugar mutase, which translates to MTLNPTELDELVTAAQSWAAEDPDPATAAELRALLTSAAGAGAAAVAAAEELEDRFTGTLEFGTAGLRAALGAGPRRMNRVVVRRTAAGIASFLQDTSGDRYTPSAVIGYDARHNSHAFALETAAVFSAAGIETFLLPCTLPTPVLAYAVRALDTDAGVMVTASHNPAADNGYKVYLGGRTVKGPGKGAQIVAPYDAEIASRINYAVPLKSIDTAPEGWTDVSESIVADYINAVDRLVARDRFPERDLKIVLTSLHGVGGETMKSVLRDAGFRKVIPVAAQAEPDPDFPTVAFPNPEEPGALDLALETAVEHDADLVIANDPDADRVAVAAKNPADGQWRMLRGDEVGALLGGHLTRRIASGHWKVRGEKTRSGVVFANSIVSSRLLARIAEAAGFAHVETLTGFKWISRVPHLTFGYEEALGYCVAPGMVRDKDGISAGLLVAEMAAALKATGRTLFDELDDLAVQHGLHLTDQLSVRVSDLGLLGSMMAQLRVEPPVSFAGSAVEKAVDLSQGSAELPPTDGLLYLTRDNTRVIIRPSGTEPKLKCYLEVIVPVESAADLPAAREAGRAQLDAVLADVNAALGL; encoded by the coding sequence ATGACGTTGAATCCCACCGAGCTTGACGAGCTCGTGACCGCCGCCCAGAGCTGGGCCGCTGAAGATCCCGACCCGGCCACAGCCGCGGAGCTGCGGGCACTGCTCACATCCGCAGCGGGTGCAGGGGCCGCGGCAGTTGCCGCCGCCGAAGAACTGGAAGACCGCTTTACGGGCACCCTGGAGTTTGGCACCGCCGGCCTGCGCGCTGCCCTGGGCGCCGGCCCGCGCCGCATGAACCGGGTGGTGGTGCGCCGCACCGCCGCCGGCATCGCCTCTTTCCTGCAGGACACGTCCGGTGACCGGTACACCCCCAGCGCCGTGATCGGCTACGACGCGCGGCACAACTCCCACGCGTTCGCACTGGAGACCGCCGCCGTGTTCAGCGCCGCTGGCATCGAAACCTTCCTGCTCCCCTGCACGCTCCCGACGCCGGTGCTCGCCTACGCGGTCCGCGCCCTGGACACCGATGCGGGAGTGATGGTCACCGCCAGCCACAACCCCGCGGCGGACAACGGCTACAAGGTCTACCTCGGCGGCCGCACGGTGAAGGGCCCGGGCAAGGGGGCGCAGATCGTCGCTCCGTACGACGCCGAGATCGCCTCCCGCATCAACTACGCCGTGCCGCTGAAGAGCATCGACACCGCGCCGGAGGGCTGGACCGACGTGTCCGAGTCCATCGTTGCCGATTACATCAACGCCGTGGACCGGCTGGTGGCCCGCGACCGTTTCCCGGAGCGGGACCTGAAAATCGTCCTGACCTCCCTGCACGGAGTCGGCGGGGAAACCATGAAGTCCGTGCTGAGGGACGCCGGCTTCCGCAAGGTCATTCCGGTGGCCGCGCAGGCGGAGCCCGATCCCGACTTCCCCACCGTCGCCTTCCCCAACCCGGAAGAGCCCGGTGCGCTGGACCTGGCGCTGGAAACCGCCGTCGAGCACGACGCCGATCTGGTCATCGCAAATGATCCCGACGCCGACCGCGTGGCCGTGGCGGCGAAGAACCCGGCCGACGGACAGTGGCGGATGCTGCGCGGAGATGAAGTCGGCGCCCTGCTGGGCGGGCACCTGACCCGCCGGATCGCCTCCGGCCATTGGAAGGTCCGGGGCGAAAAGACCCGCAGCGGCGTCGTCTTCGCCAACTCCATCGTGTCGTCACGGCTGCTGGCCCGGATTGCCGAGGCTGCCGGCTTCGCCCATGTGGAGACCCTCACCGGGTTCAAGTGGATTTCCCGTGTTCCGCACCTGACCTTCGGCTACGAGGAAGCGCTGGGCTACTGCGTGGCTCCGGGCATGGTGCGCGACAAGGACGGCATTTCGGCTGGCCTGCTCGTCGCGGAGATGGCAGCGGCGCTGAAGGCCACCGGCCGCACCCTCTTTGATGAACTCGATGATCTTGCGGTGCAGCACGGCCTGCACCTGACCGATCAGCTCTCCGTCCGGGTTTCCGACCTGGGCCTGCTGGGCTCCATGATGGCGCAGCTGCGCGTGGAGCCCCCGGTGTCCTTCGCCGGATCTGCGGTGGAGAAGGCAGTGGATCTGTCCCAGGGCAGCGCCGAGCTGCCGCCCACCGACGGTCTGCTGTACCTGACCCGGGACAACACCCGCGTGATCATCCGGCCCTCCGGCACCGAACCCAAGCTCAAGTGCTACCTCGAGGTGATTGTTCCGGTCGAGTCCGCAGCGGATCTTCCCGCCGCCCGCGAGGCCGGGCGTGCGCAACTCGATGCGGTCCTCGCCGATGTCAACGCAGCCCTGGGGTTGTAG
- a CDS encoding putative bifunctional diguanylate cyclase/phosphodiesterase codes for MPEPAVRTVEGPEDDRLSQVVEGIIRMASGDLSTYIPTSKARDQVDAVITGINLLAGELSEVYADFEERVETRTQELREAHEQMQHMAMTDPLTGVGNRSSLREALDAAVSARKDGEPGPAVLMIDLDGFKDINDSFGHHAGDLVLMEIAVRLVAAAGTDNEVARLGGDEFAVLLPVSTVQQSRTAATRIMEALKRRITLDDLDVWPRASIGIHLAAPGEDGNDILLRADTAMYAAKDDAQQRIKFFEPVMLYSRQLRRDLAGELRHAVERGELQLAYQPVVELETGRLQGVEALVRWNHPARGLIMPDAFIPLAEDTGLIVGIGRWVLRAALEQLAGWRDLLPAEGDFQLHVNLAASELQSMDLVDHVRRALRETGIPASALILEITESAFITGGEVETYSLKSLKALGVGLEIDDFGTGYSSISYLRRLPVDTVKVDRSLIADIDDDDGQLRFVDAVHNLIRAAGMEAVFEGIETAAQAAQLHKMGCCSGQGYYFSRPLPPEQVSGLLREGSTLPQAAVGLPGQLTG; via the coding sequence TTGCCTGAACCTGCCGTCCGCACCGTCGAGGGCCCTGAGGACGACCGGCTAAGCCAGGTGGTCGAAGGCATTATCCGGATGGCGTCGGGAGACCTGAGCACCTATATTCCCACGTCGAAGGCCCGGGACCAGGTGGACGCCGTAATCACCGGCATCAATCTGCTCGCCGGCGAGCTCAGCGAGGTTTATGCCGACTTCGAGGAACGGGTGGAAACCCGCACGCAGGAGCTGCGCGAAGCCCACGAACAAATGCAGCACATGGCCATGACCGATCCACTCACCGGCGTCGGGAACCGGTCATCGCTGCGGGAGGCGCTCGACGCCGCGGTCAGCGCCCGGAAAGACGGCGAGCCAGGGCCAGCTGTGCTGATGATCGATCTGGACGGCTTCAAGGACATCAACGACAGCTTCGGCCACCACGCCGGAGACCTGGTCCTGATGGAAATTGCCGTTCGACTCGTCGCAGCAGCGGGAACGGACAATGAGGTTGCCCGTTTGGGCGGCGACGAATTCGCTGTGCTGCTCCCCGTCTCAACGGTGCAGCAGTCGCGCACCGCCGCAACCAGAATCATGGAAGCGCTGAAGCGCCGGATCACACTGGATGACCTGGATGTTTGGCCGCGCGCGAGCATCGGCATCCATTTGGCCGCGCCGGGAGAGGATGGAAATGACATCCTGCTGCGCGCCGACACCGCGATGTATGCGGCAAAGGATGATGCCCAGCAGCGGATCAAGTTTTTTGAACCCGTAATGCTGTACAGCCGGCAGCTGCGCCGGGACCTGGCCGGGGAACTGCGCCACGCCGTGGAGCGCGGTGAACTGCAGCTGGCCTACCAGCCGGTCGTGGAGCTGGAAACGGGACGGCTGCAGGGGGTGGAAGCACTGGTGCGCTGGAACCATCCCGCCCGGGGGCTCATCATGCCGGATGCGTTTATTCCGCTGGCCGAAGACACCGGGCTGATTGTCGGCATTGGCCGTTGGGTGCTGCGGGCGGCACTTGAGCAGTTGGCAGGGTGGCGGGACCTGCTGCCGGCCGAGGGAGACTTCCAGCTGCACGTCAACCTGGCGGCGTCCGAGCTGCAGAGCATGGACCTGGTGGACCATGTCCGCCGGGCGCTGCGGGAGACAGGCATCCCCGCTTCGGCCTTGATCCTGGAAATCACCGAAAGCGCGTTCATTACCGGGGGAGAGGTGGAAACCTATTCCCTGAAGTCCCTCAAAGCGCTGGGAGTCGGGCTGGAAATCGATGACTTCGGCACCGGCTATTCCTCCATCAGCTACCTGCGGCGACTGCCGGTGGACACGGTGAAAGTGGACCGGTCGCTGATTGCGGACATCGACGACGACGACGGCCAGCTGCGGTTTGTGGACGCGGTGCACAACCTGATCCGGGCCGCCGGCATGGAAGCCGTTTTTGAAGGCATTGAAACCGCAGCCCAGGCCGCGCAGCTGCACAAGATGGGCTGCTGCAGCGGCCAGGGCTACTATTTCAGCCGGCCACTGCCGCCGGAACAGGTGAGCGGGCTCCTGCGGGAGGGCAGCACCCTCCCGCAGGCCGCCGTCGGGCTTCCCGGTCAGCTGACCGGATAG
- a CDS encoding STAS/SEC14 domain-containing protein produces the protein MAATADEEIERLAASGKVPVLLVLTGVEAITRSARTVFSNARSLEAVAVLGVSPVDRVIANFLLGGNAQPCPTRYFSTEAEALDWLQRKCPIA, from the coding sequence ATGGCAGCCACCGCCGATGAGGAGATTGAGCGTCTCGCCGCCTCCGGAAAGGTGCCGGTGCTGCTGGTCCTGACCGGGGTAGAGGCCATCACCCGAAGCGCACGAACGGTGTTCAGCAACGCCCGTTCACTTGAAGCCGTCGCCGTTCTTGGTGTCTCGCCTGTGGACCGGGTGATCGCCAACTTCCTGCTCGGCGGAAACGCCCAGCCCTGTCCCACGCGCTACTTCTCCACCGAAGCCGAAGCACTCGACTGGCTACAAAGAAAGTGCCCCATTGCCTGA